acttttactctctctctctctctctctctctctctctctctctctctctctctctctctctctctctctctctaaataaatggcctctctaccttctctcttcgaatctGGCCTACATTCAACCATATTTgatgatccggaaccaccacgaggttcatgggATCATTCTTTGTAAAGctaccagagcagatcgttgattttggattttggggcaccatcccaaaattagggtaagtgagatattttagggttttattattattttgaaatatatggaacctagaaagtattaaatgagtgttttttctaagatttgagtacgttgggatttttggaatacagggtcttgttTTCGTTTGGTTTAGGCAGGAACTTGAGGAGCGAGTAAGGGGAAATATGTTAtaacaatttttattaattttaaatcagttaattttgggtataaaattctacatatttaggtaaaaaaaaattttgaatagtgcaggcattgaaaatactgtttttgattatatattatattggaaaaaatcgtgtggcatgaaaacaactttgataactAAATGGTTATAGGTACTGCTTGATTTCTTCTGTTGTTCACTTGTGGTTACTATTGGGTTGCAAATTATGTTTGGTTGTGATGCTATTTGGATAATTAAATACTGTGAATGGGAATGCATTGATGTGTGTACCTGTACTAGATGTGTATtgttttatggttcatgtaaattgaaatatagcgttggtagtggtatgaagaggtcgttatatcatacctgatataaccatcatataacgttggcagtggtatgaggaggttgttatatgagcatttatattagggggtaaaacattggcaagtggtatgaggagtttgttttacctatttaccatgaatagggtAGTATGTGTGTAACCTGTGTGATTGAGAAGTATgtgttgtaacctgtgtggttaagAAGATTATATAGTAACCTGTGAGGTTGATGgtcttgtgtggaccgtgtaatctgtgtgatgttagtcctgtgtggaccgtgtaatctATGTGATGTTAGTCCTGCATGGACCAATCTTGTGTGAACGttgtattctgtgtggatatggaccttatgtgggtgtgaatgaagaatgtgtatatcttgtgtggattgattgtgatatgcgtATACATGtggatctttgtgaaatgattagcattggtTATGTGTAATTTTAATtgcttaagtatttatggtaaagtaaaactctccacccgagggcttgctgaggaaggcgagtgctctagtAATTATCTAGTGggtaccagagcagaggaaaattacttgtatgggtgggtatgcttccctattctcagaacgtttacctggatacataacccgagggcttgtgagtaaggtgagtgccctgatatttttgttagagcaaagggaagctatttgtatgggcgggtagatttccctattttctagaattatcagtaaaaataattatatatgtatgtatactttGTAATGATATATTAAATACTTCaaccacacactgttgtaacttatttcttccttactgagagatgtctcacacGCGGCGaagatttaatattttcaggccctccaggtgatcgagcttaaaaAGCTCCatggcggggtagttttgtgagtagaTAAATGAACAGATATGTGTATAGACTGTGTTTAATATTTTGtcttggttatgtaatatggagaatatgGTTGTACCTATTTATGGGTTTgcgtatgtgtgtatatatatatatatataaatatatatatatatatatatatatactactatggtatttatttgaggttgtttagtTAGTTTTGTTGTGTGAATAGTATCAGAGATGCATggatggtctcataacactccgagcCCTACTTGGCgagttcggggtgttacaaactAGGACAATCTTCACAAATTTTGTCATCTTTATGCTACCGATAGGAAACTAAGCTCAAAGAGAGGGTTCATAAATTATGTTTATCTCCAGGGGTGGCTTAATTCTCATgtcttaagtaggctacaagacctaggtttatatctccccactagacaacacctctaggctagcaaatgcaaataCAGAGACTAGCATGCAAAGAATATACagagaaggaaagttgagttccatgaactcagagttcatgtaaatgactttaaaagaaaCGAAAGGCTCAACAAAACCTCACAAGGTATCATAGTCACCacagttgttctctcagtgctctcaaggaaccctaagtgatACAAATCATGTGAAAGTGCATCCTAACCTTGTaaaataccatgtaaatacaagaactTATACAACAGTATTAAAATGGATGAACTCCTAGTCAATCCTCATTGAGTTGCAAAACAAGTAAATTGACTATACTGCGTGAAACTGCGCACAAGCAactcactacattgttagtgagcataataaagtcATCTAAAGGACACAACCTAAGCATGTAACATACAAACTATATAGCATTATGTAAAGGGTATCAAATGTGTTAACATGGCATGCAACAAGCAATGTtcactaaaaattttaaaaattatgtcaTTTTTGAGCCCGAAATATGTCATGTAGTGCTTGCCTAACCCcttacccccaacttaaaacttcaatGTCCCTATTGAAGTATGGAAAGAAAGAACCCGGAAAGCAAGGGAAGGAAGCACTACATGGTGCctgaaaatctaaaaaatataCCTGCTTCAGGAAGCATCCACATAAAATCCAGAAATGTAAAGAAAAGAACAATGGTACACTGAgcacaaaatacaggtagaaatAAAGCACCATGTATTCATTAAGCATGGAGGTAGTACAACTAAAAATAGATACATGACAAGCACAAGTACTGCCACTCACAAGCATGGTGATACAAAAGAAAATGAacatacaaataaaataagaaaaaagaaaaaaaaaatgtgtgcaCGAGCATAATACATATGCAAGAGAGTGCATAGCAAAGAATCCCTAATAGCCAGCCCTAATCCTCCTTAGTAGAACCGCCAATGTCATAATTAGAATCACTACCCCCCAAATCACCAAAAGCATTAGATGGAGTGCCCTCATCAGACCGATGAACCGCATTAGATCGCGGGCCCGTAGCAGACTCCTCCTTATCAGAAAAACTACCAGACACCACGGGTAACTCAGGTGAAGCTAGAGCGGGGGGTGGCACACAAGCTGGAGCGAGGGATGGCACATAAGTAGTTGGAGCCGGTGATGGCAGTTTGGGTGCAGGTGGTGGAGTACGTGAAGCAAGCACCGCAGATGAAGCAGAAGGAGTGGGTACACGCGGCGGAACAAATGGTGGAGCATGTGCTCAAGGTGGCGCGCCAGATGTTAGGGCAGAACTAGTCAAGTCCACTACTATGTGGTGTAGGATAGGAAGAACCGAGGCGGGTAGTGTAAACATCTAAAGAGGCACTAGAGACCACAGGACATCCACTGGCAAAATGAGTGTTGTCGTCATAGAGTGATCTGGCTGGCAAATGCTGAAGTATCGAATGGCTCAACGTCCTGCTCTATAGATCGTATGAGGGACTTAGCCTCACTTACGGCAGTAGCGGATATTGGTGTCTCCTCAGAATGAAGCGCCAACTCATCTATGTTGCCTATCTTAATCTCGATCATCACCACTAGGCTAGCCGACGGAATAACATGCGATGCAAAGGACTGATGGTCGGGCTGTGGTGGAGGGGACGGAGGAGTAGGAGAGCGCACAACTAGTGAGGGAGGCAAAGTAGGCGATGGAGGAGCGGATGAAAAAGAAGCCTCTTGTGTAGCTATGGGGGATGGAGGAGCATGAGGAACTAAAGGTCCACGAGTCGAGGTTTAAGCTATGAATCTCGGAAATCCAAAATTCTCTAATGCACTTGAGAAGCAGACTCGAAGTACCTCGAAAAGTGCCTTGAATCCCTGAGAAAGTGTCTCCTTGATCTCCGCCAACTCGTGTTGTACCTCAGCTCTAAAATAGTAAAACTCCAAGCACATGTAGCTCAAGCCATCCCCTGCCTGAGGCACAGTGGAGCATGCTTATGGATAAGGTGCCGAAGCTGGAGGTGCTGCCTCTGAAGGTGTCGCAGCAGAGGTGGAGGGCTCAATAGTAGTTCTCCCCCAACTTCTTCTTCGATGCTCTGCGAAGTGGTGGCATCGGCGGGTGTGCTGGCTCCTTGGGGTAATGGTAGAATAACGATATACAAAACTTTGACCTTGGTTCAGCCTCAAAGGGTGCCCAGCGGTGAACCTTCATCCATGTCGTAGCCAATAAATTCAGGCTTTAACTCCATGTCTGTTCGATGGTGACCTCTCTTATGGGGATGTGTGCGTCTAGATCGCCCAGGTTGATCTTCTTGCACGTCAAGATCAATATGATGATCTAGGTGTATGCAATGAGGGGCCTCGTTGACTTCCTAGTGTCCTAACTGCGCATCAGCCTCCTCAGCCTCGGGTGCCTCATGTTCCGCTCGTAGAACATGATCATCTCATCCATAATGAGTCGAGGAATGTCGATCTTCATATTTTGATGCAAGACATATATGAACTACAGATGAATGTCGCATCTATCTGAGTGATTTCCAGACATTTAGATATTGCACTAAAGGATGAGGTCCAAAAGGAGCAGGTAATCGAGTACTCTACTCCGTGCCATGCACGTGCCTCACTGCATATTTTCACCATCGTAGTAGAGGACGTGAAACATCCAGTTGATGATATGGTGGagatttgaagaaaatatggcctCCTACAATGTATCATCGGCCTTCTCGTGGGACTATACCCTATCGATCAAGCCTGGAGTGAGCTCGAACCCTATGCCTTAAACTGTAGTGGACTAGATGCCCGTCTGTGGATCATGCTGCATGTTCTAGTAAAACTCCTGCACCAAGGCTAGATGATATGTGGTGGTGGGCGGGGTCATGTAATGATCCATCTTCCAATGCTCGAGAACCTCTACGCAACATCTCCTACAAGAGTGGGCACGAGTCTCATCCAACTGGAATTTGTACATAGGTCAGAAATCGTAATCCTTGAGGGTCATCCTCGATGCCCTCGACCCGCTGGAAGGCAAAGTCTGCCCTCTCTGGGTCGCTCAACTCCTCGTCGTCATCCATGTAGGTGGATTATGGTCGGACCTAAACAAAGACTCGTCCCTCGGCGGATCCTAGACCCTCTTTCGTTTGGCCTCAAATCAAGAGGACTGGGGTTACTTGAAAACAGCCTAAGACTCTAAACAGCGCAGAATTGTTG
This genomic stretch from Malania oleifera isolate guangnan ecotype guangnan chromosome 3, ASM2987363v1, whole genome shotgun sequence harbors:
- the LOC131151240 gene encoding predicted GPI-anchored protein 58 translates to MDDDEELSDPERADFAFQRVEGIEDDPQGLRFLTYAGDGLSYMCLEFYYFRAEVQHELAEIKETLSQGFKALFEVLRVCFSTTQEASFSSAPPSPTLPPSLVVRSPTPPSPPPQPDHQSFASHVIPSASLVVMIEIKIGNIDELALHSEETPISATAVTHAPPFVPPRVPTPSASSAVLASRTPPPAPKLPSPAPTTYVPSLAPACVPPPALASPELPVVSGSFSDKEESATGPRSNAVHRSDEGTPSNAFGDLGGSDSNYDIGGSTKED